Proteins co-encoded in one Nicotiana sylvestris chromosome 7, ASM39365v2, whole genome shotgun sequence genomic window:
- the LOC104241981 gene encoding fasciclin-like arabinogalactan protein 7: MSYSIVFIVCSLLLVLQLSTVAGKGKAIIGSPSLAPAPAPGPEYTNLTDLLSVAGPFHTFLNYLESTKVIDTFQSQANDTEEGITLFVPKDSAFASLKKPSLSNLTSDQLKSLCLFHALPHYYSLADFKNLSDMSPINTFAGGNLYSLNFTDDSGTVHLNSGWSRTKVSSAVRATFPVAVYQVDKVLLPEAIFGTDLPPMPAPAPAPAPETDIAPTADSPAADQTGKARAAASPDSSSPSASHRMMSWGILNHLVLAIAGGFLMLL, from the coding sequence ATGAGCTACTCTATTGTTTTCATTGTCTGTAGTTTACTTTTAGTCCTTCAATTGTCAACTGTAGCCGGGAAAGGCAAAGCTATAATTGGATCTCCGAGCCTAGCTCCAGCACCAGCACCAGGCCCCGAATACACAAACCTAACAGACTTACTCTCTGTTGCTGGCCCTTTCCACACATTCCTTAACTACCTTGAATCGACAAAAGTCATCGATACATTCCAAAGCCAAGCCAATGACACAGAAGAAGGGATCACACTCTTTGTTCCCAAAGACTCCGCCTTTGCTTCACTCAAGAAGCCTTCCCTTTCCAACCTCACCTCAGATCAACTCAAATCCCTTTGCCTTTTCCATGCATTGCCACATTACTACAGTCTAGCTGACTTCAAGAACCTTAGTGACATGAGCCCTATTAATACCTTTGCTGGAGGAAATTTATATTCCTTGAATTTCACCGATGATTCAGGGACCGTTCACCTTAACtcaggatggtctagaactaaaGTTAGTAGCGCTGTTCGGGCCACTTTTCCGGTTGCTGTTTATCAGGTGGACAAGGTACTTCTTCCTGAAGCCATTTTCGGAACAGATTTACCTCCAATGCCGGCACCAGCACCAGCACCAGCGCCAGAAACAGATATCGCCCCTACTGCTGATAGTCCAGCTGCTGATCAAACAGGAAAAGCTAGAGCTGCAGCCTCTCCAGATTCTTCATCGCCATCGGCTTCTCACAGGATGATGAGCTGGGGTATATTGAATCATTTGGTTTTGGCAATTGCTGGTGGATTCTTGATGTTATTGTAA